One genomic window of Haliotis asinina isolate JCU_RB_2024 chromosome 4, JCU_Hal_asi_v2, whole genome shotgun sequence includes the following:
- the LOC137281416 gene encoding multimerin-2-like encodes MFVAVLLHCILLSGSVFGLIMPLTKPNGSADLTSLLSHVTLLEQTIANLQKDVQANKVQAAEVASLKTEVQLLSNELAVVKAELNDIKQSKGNSNTPTSADLQVTQRNLSQLTAELQSTKALAQSTSKQLETLRMEINSTSAEMQVTRRTLSIISTEVTTLGSDLHVVQNQSLDNKQLLAMLESKRRTVAFQADVPLPSPTRVTETVSFNNTIYNAGSGYNSTTGRFTAPVSGTYMFWTQLELGGKNTNMYASIMASRLILAEGKVTFTDHNIDDVDVSAVGVTHLNKGQEVWVEIYFSQHIYATSYFGGVLLSAD; translated from the exons ATGTTCGTGGCAGTTCTATTGCATTGCATTTTATTAAGCGGTTCTGTCTTTGGCCTCATCATGCCATTGACAAAACCAAACGGTAGCGCTGATCTGACCAGCCTCTTAAGTCATGTAACTCTTCTTGAGCAGACGATTGCGAACCTTCAGAAAGACGTCCAGGCCAACAAAGTTCAGGCAGCCGAAGTGGCATCCTTGAAGACAGAAGTGCAGCTGTTATCAAATGAACTCGCCGTGGTGAAAGCAGAACTGAATGACATAAAACAGAGCAAAGGTAATTCCAACACACCAACTTCTGCAGATCTGCAAGTGACACAGAGGAACCTAAGTCAACTGACAGCGGAACTCCAGTCAACTAAGGCGTTAGCACAGAGTACATCAAAACAACTGGAAACACTAAGGATGGAGATAAACTCGACTTCTGCAGAGATGCAAGTGACACGGAGGACCCTCAGCATTATCAGCACGGAAGTTACAACCTTGGGGAGTGACCTACACGTTGTACAGAACCAGTCCCTGGACAACAAGCAATTACTAGCAATGCTTG AATCAAAGAGAAGAACTGTGGCTTTCCAAGCGGACGTCCCACTGCCATCACCTACAAGAGTTACGGAGACAGTGTCATTTAATAACACCATTTACAACGCCGGGTCCGGCTACAACAGTACGACAGGGAGGTTCACTGCACCTGTCTCTGGAACTTACATGTTCTGGACGCAGCTAGAACTAGGGGGCAAAAACACTAACATGTACGCCAGTATAATGGCATCAAGGTTAATTCTTGCAGAAGGAAAGGtgacatttacagaccacaataTTGATGACGTGGACGTTTCTGCTGTTGGTGTTACCCATCTGAACAAGGGGCAGGAGGTATGGGTGGAGATATATTTCTCCCAACATATTTATGCCACTTCGTACTTTGGTGGGGTGTTGTTGTCAGCAGACTGA